The following coding sequences are from one Lolium rigidum isolate FL_2022 chromosome 6, APGP_CSIRO_Lrig_0.1, whole genome shotgun sequence window:
- the LOC124661781 gene encoding probable lipid-A-disaccharide synthase, mitochondrial — MLPRWIPAACHQRRLLARLPSRAYSRGRVFDAAARDGELRVFVVAGEVSGDSLASRLMASLRKLSPVPVRFAGVGGQLMCKEGLQSLFPMEEIAIMGLWELLPHIYNIKRKIVDTVDAAILFRPHAIVTIDSKGFSFRLLQQLKCRYNQKADSPLHVHYVAPSFWAWKGGESRLSKLRDFVDHMLCILPFEEEICRLNGLPATYVGHPLLDDAAGLNVDPELPSDKSVHQRSAEAFRLEYGLSPDATILTMLPGSRMQEVARMLPIFLRTVQHLSHTLNELSLVIPVAPHRDVKTYVENVVRSVPFPVVLIPGGSLEKRYGAFNASKAALCTSGTAVMELMLAKLPCVVAYQAHFITECFIHLRKKINFISLPNILLNSPVVPEILFRACTDKKLAAKLSEVIFDDEVRQLQVGSAERVLQVLYKPIEQRGNLFAEELGDSSLSPNVYSPSMIAALTVLYIDKNRRMVQN, encoded by the exons ATGCTGCCACGATGGATCCCTGCCGCCTGCCACCAGCGAAGGCTGCTGGCCAGGCTGCCCTCACGCGCTTATTCCCGTGGGAGGGTGTTCGACGCAGCGGCGCGGGACGGCGAACTTCGGGTGTTCGTTGtcgccggcgaggtctccggcgattcGCTCGCTTCGCGCCTCATGGCGTCCCTCAGGAAGCTCTCACCCGTACCCGTCCGTTTCGCCGGTGTTGGCGG GCAATTAATGTGCAAGGAAGGCCTGCAATCACTTTTTCCAATGGAAGAAATTGCCATAATGGGTTTGTGGGAACTGCTTCCACACATATATAATATCAAG AGGAAGATCGTGGATACTGTAGATGCTGCTATATTATTTCGGCCTCATGCTATAGTTACCATTGATTCAAAGGGGTTCTCATTTCGCCTTTTGCAGCAATTAAAAT GTAGATACAATCAAAAGGCCGATAGTCCTCTACATGTCCATTATGTTGCACCATCATTCTGGGCCTGGAAAGGTGGTGAAAGCAGGCTCTCGAAGTTGCGTGATTTTGTGGACCATATGTTGTGTATCCTTCCATTTGAAGAGGAAATTTGCAGGTTAAATGGGTTGCCTGCTACATACGTTGGTCATCCATTATTGGACGATGCTGCTGGCTTGAATGTG GACCCAGAGTTACCTTCTGACAAGTCcgtgcatcaacgaagtgctgaaGCTTTTCGGCTGGAGTATGGACTGTCCCCAG ATGCCACAATCTTAACCATGCTGCCTGGAAGCAGGATGCAGGAAGTAGCTCGCATGCTTCCAATCTTCTTGCGAACTGTGCAACATCTAAGTCATACATTAAATGAACTTTCACTAGTCATCCCAGTTGCTCCGCATCGGGACGTGAAGACTTATGTTGAGAATGTAGTTCGATCAGTGCCATTTCCAGTGGTACTGATACCTGGGGGGTCCCTCGAGAAAAGATATGGTGCATTCAAT GCTAGTAAAGCAGCACTATGTACTTCGGGAACAGCCGTCATGGAACTCATGCTAGCAAAGCTACCCTGTGTAGTGGCCTACCAAGCTCATTTCATCACTGAGTGCTTCATCCACCTGAGGAAAAAGATTAACTTTATTTCTTTGCCCAACATTCTTTTGAACTCTCCGGTTGTACCTGAGATCCTTTTTCGAGCTTGTACAGATAAAAAACTAGCTGCAAAATTAAG CGAGGTAATATTTGACGACGAGGTCCGTCAGCTGCAAGTTGGATCAGCTGAACGAGTGCTCCAGGTTCTCTACAAACCAATCGAGCAACGAGGCAATTTATTTGCGGAGGAGCTGGGCGACTCGAGCTTATCACCAAATGTTTACTCCCCCAGCATGATCGCGGCGTTAACGGTGCTTTATATAGACAAAAACCGGCGGATGGTGCAGAATTGA